One Setaria viridis chromosome 3, Setaria_viridis_v4.0, whole genome shotgun sequence DNA window includes the following coding sequences:
- the LOC140222371 gene encoding uncharacterized protein gives MTRGDQRERDRQRAQARRPVAKGRDDGLTPEQRRERDAKALQEKAARKAAQAAGGADAKGGKGAGKNGVKK, from the exons ATGACTC GCGGCGACCAGCGGGAGCGGGACCGGCAGAGGGCgcaggcgcggcggccggtggccaAGGGGCGCGACGACGGGCTCACGCCGGAGCAGCGGCGAGAGCGGGACGCCAAGGCGCTGCAGGAGAAGGCTGCAAGGAAGGCGGCGCAGGCCGCGGGGGGCGCCGACGCCAAGGGCGGCAAGGGCGCCGGCAAGAACGGCGTCAAGAAGTAG